The genomic interval CCAAACCTTTTCCttgggaataaaaaaaaaaaaggtgggaAGGAAATTGTGTTGGGAGtaagttgagttattgactaaactggtgggggtcgggTGTGCAGCCAGCTCGGGCTGACTGGCTGAAATTTGATATAGAGGATGTCTTAATAAAGACAATCAAGTCTTTGtactttgtatttttttttagagTACATTTTTTAGGCTTTTagttaaaggtgcaacacaatataGATTTTTGAATGACCTTTGATCTACTTCAGTCTTATCAATCCCTTATACATATGTAATAAtctcttacctagcttgatgactgtgggcaTTATTGCTTActtttgttgttctaaatagagaTGACTAGAAGGGTCATATTGGATTGTGTAGAAAGGCAGGAAGTGAGCTTTAGATCCAAACAATCTGGAGCAGGAACTCCAGACCCCCCGCCAGGTTATGCCTCCCCCcctcccacttctaaaaccaaagttacaCCACTgtcttaattgttacccagaaatgatttgatattgagataaaaacggctacATTGGACCCTTaaacacaaaaataaaataatttagtTTTCAATATTTCTTTGAGCacgcaatatagctcagtatttgtattatttatttgataCAGTATTTTTtgatcatctttatcaagggtgccaataattatggacgtGACTGTATATGAATCGTTTGACACTTTTCTACTATTGCatgggggacttttattttgaaattcCCCCAAATTCCTTGACCCGGCTTTGACCTGTTAGTGCTACTGGCAAgaacacgtaacgttagctagctaacaaagctCGAAATGCAACATCTCAAGGAAAAAGGTAactagtagctagctagtagtTTGCTATCGTTGCAGTGTGGTAGCATCTGCAGAGAAATGTTCCTAAGATTGTTCTCTCTTTGGCCTCTGTCTcatagctaactaactagctagctaaagtgaGTTGTTTAAGTTGCGATCAAGTGATAGCTAGGCTAGCGAGCTATATAAACTAGCCTATTATGAATTCGGCAGGAAAACATTTATCTTGTCATTTGCCACGTTATGTCAAGAACAGTATTtgtattagggatccccattagctcctgtcaaggcagcagctactcttcttggggtccaaacacaccaaagcacccacattacatataaaacagtGAACTATGTTCGTATGTgaactatgggactcccaattacggccgggggtgatacagtctggaattgaaccagggtctgtagtgacacctcaagttctgagatgcagtgtcttagaacgctgcgccactcgggagccatctCCAGATCCTTCTCTTAATTGCCTATAAccacaaaaaataataattgccTATAATCGTGGTCAATCTACGTTGAGAGCAGCCGTTTCTATGGTAATTTAAAGGGAAAGGCTCAGAAATACACAATGAAAACAGGAACAGATTGTCTTTGTGGAGGGTGGATATTGAAATTCAGTCTGTTagcttcatggctaccgacatgagtgctactggtcggtattaatttaggcaggttaccttagctttttttgggaacagggactatggtggtctgcttgaaacatgtaggtattacagagtcggtcagggagaggttgaaaatgtcaatgaagacacttgccagttggtccgcgcatactctgagtacacgtcctggtaatgtctggccctgcgtccttgtgaatgttgacctgtttaaaggtcttactcacatcggctacgaagagcgtgatcacacagtcgtccggaacagctggtgttctcatgcatgcttcagtgttgcttgcctcgaagcgagcgtaAAAGGCATTTTGCCCGTCTGGTAGGCACTGGGTAGCTCGcgcctgggtttccctttgtagtccgtaatagtttgcaagcctgccagatccgatgagcgtcagagccagtgtcaGCTTCATAACAAACACTGTGAGGCAGCTGTGAGTTGGAAAAACAAGATCTGTGAGCCCTTCCCAAAAGCTATGGAATATGATTGACTGAAATGCATAATTTGAGACTTGCCAACATTCATGCAGACTCCTACATACACTGATAACAGTCTGCACTCCAACATATAGACCTCAGGGATAACTAGCAACATGGTATCATTTGGAAATGACTAACCTTATTTCTGTACGCTCAGGTTGACTTCCCCAGGGAATGTCCCACAAACGATGTCTCCTTTTCTGAATGTGTACCTGTAGGTCCCTTTCTTCCCGCAGTGTCTCTGCGTCTTTTGGTTCCTCCGCTGCGGCTGGTGTCTGCAGCTCTATGGCAGGTTGTTCAGCGGAGAGATGTCGTGGACTACGGCTTGGTGGAGGAGTTTGTCATCACTGTGTTGGACATAGTCCCGGATCTGATGAATTACAGAGAGAAAGTCCAACTCATCATGGGCCTGAGAGCACAGGTGAGAGATGGGGCTGATGGGTGGAGATCATGGGCCTGAGAGCACAGGTGAGAGATGGGGCTGATGGGTAAAGGCGAGACTCAGGAGAACCCCTTGTTTCAACACAGGGGGGTGAGGTCACTTCATTAGATGCATGTAGTTGTCTGGTTATAATCTGGGTCATTCTATATGAAGTAATTAGCTTGAGAACTAGGCTATACCACATTGCATTGCTATAGAAATTGATATAGTCCCATGAAAAAGTATTCTCCCAATGGCACAGTTTTCCTATTTTCTGAAGCATGACGCATCTACCGCCGTGCTTAAAATGTCTCCATGGGAACAAGTCTCAGCTGCAGTCAATACAGTGGTTTTGTTTGCTGgaattctttaaaaaataatctAACTTTTACTCCCATCAGCTGGTTCTGAAGTTGCTGCACTCAGAACACCTAGCCGACTCTGACATCATCCAGTCACACCTGAATAGAATGAAGACCTGCAGCATCACTCATAGGGACAACCAGGTGAGTGTCACTCAGAACACCTAGCCGACTCTGACATCATCCAGTCACACCTGAATAGAATGAAGACCTGCAGCATCACTCATAGGGACAACCAGGTGAGTGTCACTCAGAACACCTAGCCGACTCTGACACCATCCAGTCACACCTGAATAGAATGAAGACCGGCAGCATCACTCATAGGGACAACCAGGTGAGTGTCACTCAGAACACCTAGCCGACTCTGACACCATCCAGTCACACCTGAATAGAATGAAGACCTGCAGCATCACTCATAGGGACAACCAGGTGAGTGTCACTCAGAACACCTAGCCGACTCTGACACCATCCAGTCACACCTGAATAGAATGAAGACCTGCAGCATCACTCATAGGGACAACCAGGTGAGTGTCACTCAGAACACCTAGCCGACTCTGACACCATCCAGTCACACCTGAATAGAATGAAGACCTGCAGCATCACTCATAGGGACAACCAGGTGAGTGTCACTCAGAACACCTAGCCGACTCTGACATCATCCAGTCACACCTGAATAGAATGAAGACCTGCAGCATCACTCATAGGGACAACCAGGTGAGTGTCACTCAGAACACCTAGCCGACTCTGACACCATTCAGTCACACCTGAATAGAATGAAGACCTGCAGCATCACTCATAGGGACAACCAGGTGAGTGCCACTCAGTGACGTTCTAACTCTGCTGGTATTATTTGTAGTGGTTGATACCAAACCATAGCGACAGAAACACGGCTCACTTTTGTATCTGTGTCATAATGGCTTCTGGGACAGCATGGCCGGCGCCATTGAGGGCTGTCTCCATTTTAAAGAAGTCCATTTTCTTCTTAGTGTAAAGCTAATATTGGTGATGTACCACCCCCTGCAGTGCTAGAGTCCGGAAACAAATCTAGTGTGTCATTCATTTATTGTGGCCACAAGATGACGGTCATATAACATAAAGACATTTGAAAACAATAGCACTCTATATGAAAAAGAAGACTTCGCTCTGATCATTGGCTGATCGTTCCCAAACCATAGGattccccacccagttgactacttaaaAATGGTAGAAGCCCTTAATGTCATTATCCATGCTAAAATAGGTTATATCCATCCAGAGCCTTCATTTTTTATTCTATGGTTTTCAAATCATTACAGCTGTCTCAACCCCTCGGAGAAAAAGGGTTTGCGATAACTAGTTATGTAACGGAGAAATAGGTGGGTAAACGCTGATCCCCGTTCACGGGCAGTAAGGTAACGCTCCCTAcactttcaatgcatttttccACAAAAGTTGGGCAAACGCTCACGACAAAATAAGAAAGGTACGTCAACGGCATTCACACAGCTTGCGATTGTGCCACGTGCTCTGGTTAACCAGGCAAGGTGTTATAGATGCTGGCTCTTTTGATTTATTCACTGTGCTATCCATACTTCCTGGTATTCACTCTGCTATCCATACTTCCTGTTATTCACTGTGCTATCCATACTTCCTGTTATTCACTGTGCTATCCATACTTCCTGTTATTCACTGTGCTATCCATACTTCCTGTAATTCACTGTGCTACCATACTTCCTGTTATTCACTGTGCTATCCATACTTCCTGTTATTCACTGTGCTATCCATACTTCCTGTTATTCACTGTGCTATCCATACTTCCTGTTATTCACTGTGCTATCCATACTTCCTGTTATTCACTGTGCTATCCATACATCCTGTTAGTCACTGTGTTATCCGTACTTCCTGTTATTCACTCTGCTATCTGTACTTCCTGTTATTCACTGTGCTATCAATACTTTCTGTTATTCACTGTGCTATCCATACATCCTGTTAGTCACTGTGCTATCCGTACTTCCTGTTATTCACTCTGCTATCCGTACTTCCTGTTATTCACTGTGCTATCAATACTTTCTGTTATTCACTGTGCTATCCATACATCCTGTTAGTCACTGTGCTACGCATACATCCTGTTAGTCACTGTGCTATCCATACTTCCTGTTATTCACTGTACTTCCTGTAGGTTTGTGATCCTGATGTGGAGGCATCAGAATCCAACTTCCTGAAGCTGATTAAAACGCTGCTAGAAGACCCAATTGAGAGAGAACGC from Salvelinus alpinus chromosome 2, SLU_Salpinus.1, whole genome shotgun sequence carries:
- the LOC139545836 gene encoding TERF1-interacting nuclear factor 2-like isoform X4, whose product is MQHLKEKGPFLPAVSLRLLVPPLRLVSAALWQVVQRRDVVDYGLVEEFVITVLDIVPDLMNYREKVQLIMGLRAQLVLKLLHSEHLADSDIIQSHLNRMKTCSITHRDNQVCDPDVEASESNFLKLIKTLLEDPIERERFFQNVFPEEFGPKYHSALQTLVWEFLSRLENLLPTPTLQQKCFRTSVTQDGDTDLKNPFTFHIDGLSKKKQCRVRNGTAKIVLTWC